One genomic segment of Terrihabitans soli includes these proteins:
- the prfA gene encoding peptide chain release factor 1 yields MLPTEKLDALVRRFDAIDAELAHGNPDGQTLVKLTRERSDLADLVEVVREWKALTAEVASLKAMSEDSANDGEMRDLARAEYNDKATALEELEQRLRLLLLPKDAADERGVILEVRAGTGGDEAAIFAGDLFRMYSRYADLQGWKVEVLSASEGTAGGYREIIASIEGRGVYARLKFESGAHRVQRVPDTETQGRIHTSAATVAVLPEAEEVDVEIRDADLRIDVYRAQGAGGQHVNKTESAVRITHIPTNTVVAVQDERSQHKNKARAMAMLRAKIFDAQRTALDQARAADRKGQVGSGDRSERIRTYNFPQGRVTDHRIGLTLYNLPEIVEGSGLGEVVGALVAEHQARLLAAEAEE; encoded by the coding sequence ATGCTGCCGACGGAAAAACTCGACGCTCTTGTGCGGCGCTTCGATGCCATAGATGCCGAACTCGCGCATGGCAATCCGGACGGGCAGACGCTGGTGAAGCTGACGCGCGAGCGTTCCGATCTCGCCGACCTCGTTGAAGTGGTGCGCGAGTGGAAAGCGCTCACGGCGGAAGTCGCGAGCCTGAAAGCCATGTCGGAAGACAGCGCCAATGACGGCGAGATGCGCGACCTCGCCCGTGCCGAATACAACGACAAGGCCACAGCGCTCGAAGAACTCGAACAGCGCCTGCGGCTGCTGCTTTTGCCCAAGGATGCTGCCGACGAGCGCGGCGTCATTCTCGAAGTGCGCGCCGGAACCGGCGGCGATGAGGCGGCGATTTTCGCCGGCGATCTGTTCCGCATGTATTCGCGCTATGCGGATCTGCAGGGCTGGAAGGTCGAGGTTCTGTCGGCGAGCGAAGGCACGGCCGGCGGCTATCGCGAAATCATCGCCAGCATTGAAGGGCGCGGCGTCTATGCGCGGCTGAAATTCGAGTCCGGCGCGCACCGTGTGCAGCGCGTGCCCGATACCGAAACACAGGGGCGCATCCACACCTCTGCCGCGACGGTCGCCGTTCTGCCGGAAGCCGAAGAGGTCGATGTCGAAATCCGCGACGCCGATCTCCGCATCGACGTCTATCGCGCCCAGGGCGCCGGCGGCCAGCACGTCAACAAGACGGAATCGGCGGTGCGCATCACCCACATTCCGACCAACACCGTCGTCGCCGTGCAGGACGAGCGCTCGCAGCACAAGAACAAGGCGCGGGCCATGGCCATGCTGCGCGCCAAGATCTTCGATGCGCAGCGCACCGCCCTCGATCAGGCCCGGGCGGCCGACCGCAAAGGCCAGGTCGGCTCGGGGGATCGATCCGAGCGCATCCGGACCTATAACTTTCCGCAGGGGCGCGTGACCGATCACCGGATCGGCCTGACGCTCTATAATCTCCCCGAGATCGTCGAAGGCTCGGGGCTTGGCGAGGTGGTTGGGGCCCTCGTCGCCGAACATCAGGCGCGGCTGCTGGCCGCCGAGGCGGAGGAATGA
- a CDS encoding carbon-nitrogen hydrolase family protein codes for MSETSFIAGLVQLRSGQTVAANIDETSKLIREAAGKGAHYVQTPEMTSLLVRDRERLMNLVTDEEHDAALIAFRALAKELGIYLHIGSLAVRFADERERVANRGFLIQPDGDIAARYDKIHMFDVDLDKGESWRESRTYQPGEVAITTDLPWGRLGMTICYDLRFSALYRALAEGGASFLAVPAAFTQQTGEAHWHVLLRARAIETGSFVFAAAQAGKHEDGRETFGHSLIVDPWGKVLAEAGTETGVVTARIEPHLSAEARKRIPVLQNGRRFAIAASEPVHLHEVGK; via the coding sequence ATGAGCGAGACGAGCTTTATCGCGGGCCTTGTGCAATTGCGGTCTGGACAGACCGTGGCGGCAAATATCGACGAGACGTCGAAGCTGATCCGTGAAGCCGCCGGGAAGGGCGCACATTATGTGCAGACGCCCGAGATGACCTCGCTTCTCGTCCGTGATCGCGAACGGCTGATGAATCTCGTCACCGATGAGGAGCATGATGCGGCGCTGATCGCTTTCCGCGCGCTCGCGAAGGAACTCGGCATCTATCTTCACATCGGCTCGCTCGCGGTGCGTTTTGCCGATGAGCGCGAACGCGTCGCCAATCGCGGCTTTCTCATTCAGCCCGACGGTGATATCGCCGCGCGCTACGACAAGATCCACATGTTCGATGTCGATCTCGACAAGGGCGAGAGCTGGCGCGAATCGCGTACCTACCAGCCGGGCGAAGTCGCCATCACCACCGATCTCCCCTGGGGCCGGCTCGGCATGACGATCTGCTACGATCTGCGCTTCTCGGCGCTTTATCGCGCCCTCGCCGAAGGCGGTGCTTCATTTCTTGCCGTTCCTGCCGCCTTCACCCAGCAGACGGGCGAAGCGCACTGGCATGTGCTGCTGCGCGCCCGCGCGATTGAAACGGGAAGTTTCGTGTTTGCGGCGGCGCAGGCCGGCAAGCACGAAGACGGCCGCGAAACCTTCGGGCATAGTTTGATCGTCGATCCCTGGGGCAAAGTGCTCGCGGAAGCCGGCACCGAGACGGGCGTTGTGACCGCCAGGATCGAACCGCATCTGTCGGCGGAGGCGCGCAAGCGTATTCCCGTTCTTCAGAACGGGCGGCGGTTCGCGATCGCGGCCTCCGAACCCGTGCATCTGCATGAGGTCGGCAAATGA
- a CDS encoding methyltransferase domain-containing protein: protein MSAPRLFDTALRRSRLERARNLGLSDEFLMPRIAEEMAERLAPVLRDFPNAVDLFSRGTDIRDALKSVDRIGSLKRAGDEPGADITVQGEALPFAPASLDLVVSALALHWAEDLPGLLVQIRRALRPDGLFMAAVAGGETLNELRRAFAEAESETLGGLSPRVIPFADVRDLGALLQRAGFALPVVDSERLTIRYKDIYGLFRDLRSLGATNPMLARAKTPLRRQTLAKLDEIYRAHFSDPDGRIRATVEIVWMSGWAPHESQQKPLRPGSAKARLADALGTVEIPSGVKPPRSST, encoded by the coding sequence ATGTCCGCGCCCCGCCTTTTCGACACCGCCCTGCGCCGCTCCCGGCTGGAGCGGGCGCGCAATTTGGGGCTCAGCGACGAATTTCTGATGCCGCGCATCGCCGAGGAAATGGCGGAGCGCCTTGCGCCTGTGCTGCGCGATTTTCCGAATGCTGTCGATCTGTTCAGCCGCGGCACCGATATCCGCGATGCGCTGAAAAGCGTCGATCGTATCGGCAGCCTGAAGCGCGCCGGCGACGAGCCCGGCGCGGACATTACGGTGCAGGGTGAGGCTTTGCCGTTTGCGCCGGCATCGCTCGATCTCGTCGTCTCGGCGCTGGCGCTGCACTGGGCCGAAGATCTGCCGGGGCTTCTCGTCCAAATCCGCCGCGCGCTGAGGCCGGACGGGCTTTTCATGGCGGCTGTTGCCGGCGGCGAGACGCTCAACGAACTGCGCCGGGCTTTTGCCGAAGCGGAAAGCGAAACGCTCGGCGGCTTAAGTCCGCGCGTCATTCCGTTTGCCGATGTGCGCGATCTCGGGGCGCTTCTTCAGCGCGCGGGGTTTGCTTTGCCGGTGGTGGATTCAGAGCGGCTGACGATCCGCTACAAGGATATTTACGGGCTGTTCCGCGACCTAAGATCGCTCGGCGCGACAAACCCGATGCTGGCGCGCGCAAAAACGCCGCTGCGCCGCCAAACGCTGGCAAAGCTCGACGAGATCTACCGCGCGCATTTCTCCGATCCGGATGGACGGATCAGAGCGACGGTCGAAATTGTATGGATGTCGGGATGGGCGCCGCATGAAAGCCAGCAGAAGCCGCTGCGGCCGGGCTCGGCGAAAGCACGTCTCGCCGACGCCCTCGGTACGGTGGAAATTCCAAGCGGCGTGAAGCCGCCCAGAAGTTCGACCTGA
- a CDS encoding DUF1178 family protein, producing the protein MIRYALSCATGHGFDVWFRSGDDYDAQAKRGLLSCPVCGSQKVEKALMSPAVATHEADGAQGASTEAVILSEKETELREMIRKVRDEVTKHAENVGPRFAEVARQMHDGEIERSSVYGVASADEVRSLSEDGVEFHPLPTLPEEGN; encoded by the coding sequence ATGATTCGCTATGCACTCTCCTGCGCCACGGGCCATGGCTTCGATGTCTGGTTCCGCTCGGGCGATGATTACGACGCCCAGGCCAAGCGCGGGCTATTGTCCTGTCCGGTCTGCGGTTCGCAAAAGGTCGAGAAGGCGCTGATGTCGCCTGCGGTCGCAACGCATGAAGCAGATGGCGCGCAGGGCGCTTCCACGGAAGCTGTCATTCTCAGCGAGAAGGAAACGGAACTGCGCGAGATGATCCGCAAAGTGCGCGATGAGGTGACGAAACACGCCGAGAATGTCGGCCCGCGTTTTGCCGAAGTCGCCCGCCAGATGCATGATGGCGAGATCGAGCGCTCATCGGTCTATGGTGTTGCGTCCGCCGATGAGGTGCGCTCCCTGAGCGAAGACGGCGTTGAGTTCCATCCGCTTCCGACGCTTCCCGAAGAAGGCAATTGA
- a CDS encoding ComF family protein, producing the protein MSFAQAISGLPGGLRRAVRAVLDIALPPLCLGCAKPVGTAATLCPACWQGMDFIARPYCERLGTPFQADLGPGILSLKAISDPPSFGRARAAARYDGAARLLVHRLKYSDRLDLGAAMGSWMVRAGHEVLDGAEVLVPIPLHKVRFWGRRFNQAGELAKAISRETGLPVAHEALRRVKATKSQVGLSAAERARNLTGAFRPGQANTVRGRRVVLIDDVMTTGSTLNSAANALRRAGVAEVDALVFALVAERV; encoded by the coding sequence GTGAGTTTCGCGCAGGCGATATCGGGTCTGCCGGGCGGCCTCCGGCGCGCCGTACGCGCCGTTCTCGATATCGCTCTGCCGCCGCTCTGCCTCGGCTGCGCCAAGCCCGTCGGCACGGCCGCCACTTTGTGCCCCGCCTGTTGGCAGGGGATGGATTTTATCGCCCGGCCTTATTGCGAGCGTCTCGGCACCCCGTTCCAGGCCGATCTCGGCCCCGGCATCCTGTCGCTGAAAGCTATTTCCGATCCGCCGTCTTTCGGCCGGGCGCGGGCTGCCGCGCGCTATGACGGGGCGGCGCGGCTTCTCGTCCACCGGCTGAAATATTCCGACCGGCTCGATCTCGGCGCCGCCATGGGAAGCTGGATGGTGCGCGCCGGGCACGAGGTTCTGGACGGAGCGGAGGTTCTCGTGCCGATCCCGCTTCATAAAGTCCGGTTCTGGGGACGGCGCTTCAATCAGGCCGGCGAGCTTGCCAAGGCGATCTCGCGGGAAACCGGCCTTCCGGTCGCGCATGAGGCGCTCAGGCGCGTGAAGGCGACGAAGAGCCAGGTCGGGCTTTCGGCAGCCGAGCGCGCCCGCAACCTCACGGGCGCGTTCCGCCCGGGACAGGCGAATACAGTGCGGGGCCGCCGCGTCGTTCTGATCGACGATGTGATGACCACGGGCTCAACCCTCAACAGTGCCGCCAATGCCTTGCGGCGGGCCGGGGTCGCGGAGGTGGATGCCCTGGTCTTCGCGCTTGTCGCCGAGCGCGTCTGA
- the grxC gene encoding glutaredoxin 3, giving the protein MPVTIYTKPMCPYCHAALELLDSKGVDYQEIDIAGKPELRAQMIQRSGGRMTVPQIFAGDRHLGGCDDIYALDARGELDPVLNG; this is encoded by the coding sequence ATGCCAGTCACGATCTACACCAAGCCCATGTGCCCCTATTGCCATGCGGCCCTCGAACTCCTCGACAGCAAGGGCGTCGACTATCAGGAGATCGACATTGCCGGGAAACCGGAACTGCGTGCGCAGATGATCCAGCGCTCGGGCGGACGCATGACCGTGCCGCAAATTTTCGCCGGCGACCGCCATCTCGGCGGATGCGATGACATCTATGCGCTCGATGCGCGGGGCGAACTCGATCCGGTGCTGAACGGATGA
- a CDS encoding potassium channel family protein: MRTALSLVAALILIASIFYWIVEGWSLLDSVYFSVVTIATVGYGDFVPKTAPGKIFTMVYIFCGLGIFVSAATVLAQAITHEGADRR; the protein is encoded by the coding sequence GTGAGAACGGCCCTCTCGCTTGTCGCGGCGCTGATCCTGATCGCATCCATCTTCTACTGGATCGTCGAAGGCTGGTCGCTGCTCGATTCCGTCTATTTCTCGGTCGTGACGATTGCGACCGTCGGCTACGGCGATTTCGTGCCGAAGACGGCGCCGGGCAAGATTTTCACCATGGTCTATATCTTCTGCGGCCTCGGCATCTTCGTTTCGGCGGCAACGGTTCTCGCCCAGGCGATCACGCATGAGGGGGCGGACCGCCGGTGA
- the ptsP gene encoding phosphoenolpyruvate--protein phosphotransferase, whose protein sequence is MRGAFGGPRVLLRRLREVMAEPVTAQDKLDRIVVLIAANMVAEVCSTYVLRVDGELELYATEGLNPQAVHQTTLGRGEGLVGLVASAAEPLNISDAQNHPAFSYKPETGEEIYHSFLGVPILRAGNTLGVLVVQNKAHRTYSEEEVEALQTTAMVLAEMIASGELTSIARPGAEPAVTRPLHATGVPLAEGIALGYAVLHEPRTLATENLIAEDVTKEVARLDESVDKLRVQLDELLSQDGVAPAGEHRDVLEAFRMFAHDRGWVRRMREAVLQGLTAEAAVERVQSDTRARMLRATDPYIRERLHDLDDLANRLLRILTGREHGPVAEMPDNAILVARSMAPAALLDYDRTKLRGLIIEEAGPTSHVTIIARALGIASVAQIQNIVSMVEAGDALIVDGGTGDVHVRPPVDVQKSYADKVKLRARRQAQYQKLRDKPAITKDGTTISLMLNGGLLVDLPYVEETGASGIGLFRTELQFMVSPTLPRAGEQEELYRSVLDAAGDKPVIFRTLDIGGDKVLPYLRTVEEENPALGWRAIRFGLDRPGLLRSQVRALARAAAGRTLRVMFPMIAAVNEIEEARTIVERELTHLRKWGHQLPERMMLGAMLEVPSLLFELDELLKHVDFISIGSNDLIQFMYAADRGNSRVADRFDPISPAMMRAFKLIIDSANKAGKPATVCGELAARPAGALALIGLGFRHLSVSPVSIGPLKAMIRDINIKDAEAAVMRIVEGDESGRDTLTQIAESIKLS, encoded by the coding sequence ATGCGAGGTGCTTTCGGCGGCCCACGCGTGCTCTTGCGCCGCCTCCGCGAGGTCATGGCGGAGCCGGTCACCGCGCAGGACAAGCTCGACAGAATCGTGGTGCTCATCGCGGCGAATATGGTCGCCGAGGTGTGCTCGACCTATGTGCTGCGCGTCGACGGCGAGCTTGAGCTCTACGCGACCGAGGGTCTGAACCCGCAGGCCGTTCACCAGACGACGCTCGGCCGCGGCGAGGGTCTTGTCGGCCTTGTCGCCAGCGCGGCCGAACCCCTGAACATTTCCGACGCCCAGAACCATCCGGCCTTCAGCTACAAGCCGGAAACGGGCGAAGAGATTTACCACTCCTTCCTCGGCGTGCCGATTCTCAGAGCCGGCAATACGCTCGGCGTGCTCGTCGTCCAGAACAAGGCGCACCGCACCTACAGCGAAGAGGAAGTCGAGGCGCTGCAGACCACCGCCATGGTGCTGGCGGAAATGATCGCCTCGGGCGAACTCACCTCGATCGCGCGCCCCGGCGCCGAGCCCGCGGTGACGCGCCCGCTTCACGCAACGGGCGTGCCGCTCGCCGAAGGCATCGCGCTTGGTTACGCGGTGCTGCACGAGCCGCGCACGCTCGCCACCGAAAATCTCATCGCCGAAGACGTAACGAAAGAAGTCGCGCGCCTCGATGAATCGGTCGACAAACTGCGCGTGCAGCTCGACGAGCTCCTCAGCCAGGACGGCGTCGCACCGGCGGGCGAGCATCGCGACGTGCTCGAGGCCTTCCGCATGTTCGCGCATGATCGCGGCTGGGTGCGCCGCATGCGCGAAGCGGTGCTGCAGGGCCTTACGGCGGAAGCTGCCGTCGAGCGCGTGCAGTCGGACACGCGCGCCCGCATGCTGCGCGCGACCGATCCCTATATCCGCGAGCGTCTGCACGATCTGGATGATCTCGCCAATCGTCTGTTGCGCATTCTCACCGGCCGCGAGCACGGCCCGGTCGCGGAAATGCCGGACAATGCCATTCTCGTTGCGCGCTCGATGGCGCCGGCAGCATTGCTCGACTACGACCGCACAAAACTACGCGGCCTCATCATCGAGGAAGCGGGCCCGACCTCGCATGTGACGATTATCGCCCGCGCGCTCGGCATTGCGTCCGTCGCGCAGATCCAGAACATCGTGTCGATGGTCGAAGCCGGCGATGCTCTGATCGTCGACGGCGGCACCGGCGATGTGCATGTGCGCCCGCCCGTCGATGTGCAGAAAAGCTATGCCGACAAGGTGAAGCTGCGCGCCCGCCGTCAGGCGCAGTATCAGAAGCTGCGCGACAAGCCGGCGATCACCAAAGACGGCACGACGATCAGTCTCATGCTGAACGGCGGTCTTCTCGTCGATCTTCCTTATGTCGAAGAGACCGGCGCGTCGGGCATCGGCCTGTTCCGCACCGAATTGCAGTTCATGGTGTCGCCCACTCTGCCGCGCGCCGGCGAGCAGGAGGAGCTTTATAGATCCGTGCTCGATGCGGCGGGCGACAAGCCCGTCATTTTCCGCACGCTCGATATCGGCGGCGACAAGGTGCTGCCCTATCTGCGCACCGTCGAAGAAGAAAACCCGGCGCTCGGCTGGCGCGCCATCCGTTTCGGTCTCGACCGTCCGGGTCTTTTGCGCTCGCAGGTACGTGCGCTGGCGCGCGCCGCCGCGGGCCGCACATTGCGCGTGATGTTCCCGATGATCGCCGCGGTGAACGAGATCGAGGAAGCGCGCACCATTGTCGAGCGCGAGCTTACTCACCTTCGTAAATGGGGCCATCAGCTGCCTGAGCGTATGATGCTCGGCGCGATGCTCGAAGTGCCTTCGCTGCTCTTCGAGCTTGACGAGCTTCTGAAGCATGTCGACTTCATCTCGATCGGCTCGAACGATCTCATCCAGTTCATGTATGCCGCCGATCGCGGCAATTCGCGCGTCGCCGACCGCTTCGATCCGATTTCGCCGGCGATGATGCGGGCGTTCAAACTGATCATCGACAGTGCCAACAAAGCCGGGAAACCTGCGACGGTGTGCGGCGAGCTTGCGGCGCGGCCGGCGGGGGCGCTCGCGCTCATTGGCCTCGGCTTCCGTCATCTTTCGGTGTCGCCGGTCTCGATCGGTCCGCTGAAGGCAATGATCCGCGACATCAACATCAAGGATGCGGAAGCGGCGGTGATGAGGATTGTCGAAGGCGATGAAAGCGGCCGCGATACGCTGACGCAGATCGCCGAATCCATAAAACTCTCCTGA
- a CDS encoding alpha/beta hydrolase yields the protein MIAPPVFTDEDMAELRRMNARLAFAPRVRMKTWASRRISHLVVLLLETFYSKGVGKTGVTVETRSIIALGKRISIRILRPPGKLRGVHLDIHGGGWCAGNAKMNDQPNAALAAACQVAVVSVEYGRAPECSIHELIDQCEAVAVWLSENVAREFKADRMTIGGDSAGAHLAACVLLRRPRRFRAALLWYGVYDLAGSKGLREAPRNALVFHAPTMLACLRLLTPHMSDEERRAGDISPLFADLKGMPPALLISGMKDPLHTESVQLYAKWRAAGADTRLLEVPEAGHAFNRLHIELSRKTEGYAHAWLSNYFSAVSQ from the coding sequence TTGATCGCGCCTCCGGTCTTCACGGACGAGGATATGGCCGAGCTGCGCCGCATGAATGCGCGCCTCGCCTTTGCGCCGCGCGTGCGCATGAAGACGTGGGCAAGCCGCCGCATCTCGCATCTCGTCGTGCTCCTGCTCGAAACCTTTTATTCGAAAGGCGTCGGCAAGACGGGCGTCACGGTCGAAACGCGCTCGATCATCGCGCTCGGCAAGCGCATCTCGATCCGGATCTTGCGGCCACCGGGAAAATTGCGCGGCGTTCATCTCGATATTCATGGCGGCGGATGGTGCGCCGGCAATGCCAAAATGAACGATCAGCCGAACGCGGCTTTGGCCGCTGCGTGCCAGGTCGCGGTGGTCAGCGTCGAATACGGCCGCGCGCCGGAATGCTCGATCCATGAACTGATCGATCAGTGCGAGGCCGTCGCCGTGTGGCTCTCCGAAAACGTCGCGCGCGAATTCAAAGCCGATCGCATGACCATCGGCGGCGACAGCGCGGGCGCGCATCTTGCAGCCTGCGTGCTTCTGCGCCGTCCACGCCGGTTCCGCGCAGCCTTGCTCTGGTATGGCGTCTACGATCTTGCGGGCAGCAAGGGCTTGCGAGAAGCGCCGCGCAACGCGCTCGTCTTCCATGCGCCGACCATGCTGGCCTGCCTGCGTCTGCTGACGCCGCATATGAGCGATGAAGAGCGGCGCGCGGGCGATATCTCGCCGCTCTTTGCCGATCTCAAGGGCATGCCGCCGGCGCTTCTGATTTCCGGAATGAAGGATCCGCTGCACACCGAAAGCGTCCAGCTCTATGCGAAATGGCGCGCCGCAGGGGCGGATACGCGGCTGCTCGAAGTGCCGGAGGCGGGGCACGCCTTCAACAGATTGCACATCGAGCTTTCGCGCAAGACGGAAGGCTACGCCCATGCCTGGCTGTCGAACTATTTTTCGGCGGTGAGCCAGTAA
- the ubiG gene encoding bifunctional 2-polyprenyl-6-hydroxyphenol methylase/3-demethylubiquinol 3-O-methyltransferase UbiG, translated as MASSVNQEEVARFAALADEWWSPKGPYAPLHKLTPVRVEYVRDRLAERFARDPSSLKSLKGLNILDVGCGGGILSEPLARLGASVTGIEPAAESIAVAKSHAEEAGLDINYRAASAEELLAEGRTFDAVIASEVIEHVDDPASFVKTISGLARPGGLVLFSTLNRTVKSFALAIVGAEYVLRWIPAGTHDWQKFVTPDELTSWCASAGVEATDVTGMIFDPLRDRWRLGRDSGCNYWLTAEK; from the coding sequence GTGGCGAGTTCGGTTAATCAGGAAGAGGTCGCCCGGTTCGCCGCTCTCGCGGATGAATGGTGGAGCCCCAAAGGCCCCTATGCCCCCCTTCACAAGCTCACCCCGGTCCGGGTGGAATATGTCCGCGACCGGCTGGCCGAGCGCTTTGCCCGCGACCCGTCCAGCCTGAAAAGCCTCAAAGGCCTCAATATCCTCGATGTGGGCTGCGGCGGCGGCATTCTATCCGAACCGCTCGCCCGGCTCGGCGCGTCGGTGACCGGCATCGAACCCGCGGCCGAGAGCATCGCGGTCGCCAAGTCCCATGCCGAAGAGGCGGGGCTCGACATCAATTACCGGGCGGCCTCCGCCGAAGAGCTTCTGGCCGAGGGAAGGACATTCGACGCCGTGATCGCCTCCGAAGTCATCGAACATGTCGACGACCCCGCCTCCTTCGTCAAAACCATATCCGGCCTTGCACGGCCGGGCGGGCTTGTTCTGTTTTCGACGCTGAACCGCACGGTCAAGAGTTTTGCGCTCGCCATTGTCGGCGCCGAATATGTGCTGCGCTGGATTCCGGCGGGCACGCATGACTGGCAGAAATTCGTGACGCCCGACGAGCTCACCTCCTGGTGCGCCTCGGCGGGGGTTGAGGCCACAGATGTCACCGGAATGATCTTCGATCCGCTCCGGGATCGCTGGCGGCTCGGCCGCGACAGCGGCTGTAATTACTGGCTCACCGCCGAAAAATAG
- a CDS encoding Flp family type IVb pilin: MIQLVKTFAKDESGATAIEYGLIAAMISVAVIGAVSFVGDELGNVFNSVGETLEGSIK; the protein is encoded by the coding sequence ATGATTCAGCTCGTGAAGACCTTCGCCAAGGATGAAAGCGGCGCGACCGCCATCGAATACGGCCTCATCGCCGCGATGATTTCCGTGGCCGTTATCGGCGCTGTCAGCTTTGTCGGCGATGAACTCGGCAACGTGTTCAACTCGGTCGGCGAGACGCTCGAAGGCTCGATCAAGTAA
- a CDS encoding aspartate kinase gives MARIVMKFGGTSVATIERIQNVARHVKREVDAGHEVAVVVSAMAGVTNQLVAWCKEAMADYDRREYDAVVASGEQVTSGLLAIALHNLGLKARSYQGWQIPLKTDETHGSARIADLGGSTIVEGFKNGTVACIAGFQGVSPDGSIATLGRGGSDTSAVAVAAGIKADRCDIYTDVDGVYTTDPRIVPQARRLDRVAFEEMLEMASLGAKVLQVRSVELAMVHNVRVFVRSSFDAPDAPQIGVGNLPPGTLICNEEEIVEQQVVTGIAYSKDEAQVTLRGVQDKPGVAAGVFGPLASGNINVDMIVQNISDDGTTDLTFTVPVADYERAMAALQKNKKEIGYAKLDGATDVVKVSVVGIGMRSHAGVAAKAFAALAEKGINIRVIATSEIKISVLIDAAYTELAVRTLHSIYGLDQA, from the coding sequence ATGGCCCGCATTGTTATGAAGTTCGGCGGCACGTCGGTCGCCACTATCGAGCGCATCCAGAACGTCGCGCGCCATGTGAAGCGCGAGGTCGATGCTGGCCATGAGGTGGCCGTCGTCGTCTCGGCCATGGCGGGCGTGACCAATCAGCTCGTCGCCTGGTGCAAAGAGGCGATGGCCGACTATGACCGCCGCGAATATGACGCCGTCGTCGCTTCGGGCGAGCAGGTGACCTCGGGTCTCCTTGCCATTGCCCTGCACAATCTCGGCCTCAAGGCGCGCTCCTATCAGGGCTGGCAGATTCCGCTGAAGACCGACGAGACCCATGGCTCGGCGCGCATCGCCGATCTCGGCGGCAGCACCATTGTCGAGGGCTTCAAGAACGGGACTGTCGCCTGCATCGCCGGCTTCCAGGGTGTCTCTCCCGACGGCTCGATCGCAACACTCGGCCGCGGCGGCTCCGATACGTCGGCGGTGGCGGTCGCGGCCGGCATCAAGGCCGACCGCTGCGACATCTATACGGATGTTGACGGCGTCTACACGACCGATCCCCGCATCGTGCCGCAGGCGCGCCGGCTGGACCGTGTCGCCTTCGAGGAAATGCTTGAAATGGCCTCGCTCGGGGCCAAAGTGCTGCAGGTCCGCTCGGTCGAGCTGGCCATGGTGCACAATGTGCGGGTGTTCGTGCGCTCGAGCTTCGATGCGCCGGATGCGCCCCAGATCGGCGTGGGCAATCTGCCGCCCGGAACCCTCATCTGCAACGAGGAAGAGATCGTGGAACAGCAGGTCGTCACCGGCATCGCCTATTCGAAGGACGAAGCCCAGGTCACTTTGCGCGGGGTTCAGGACAAGCCGGGCGTTGCCGCCGGCGTCTTCGGCCCGCTCGCTTCGGGCAATATCAATGTCGACATGATCGTCCAGAACATCTCGGACGACGGCACGACCGACCTCACCTTCACCGTCCCGGTCGCCGATTACGAGCGGGCTATGGCGGCCCTTCAGAAGAACAAGAAGGAAATCGGCTACGCCAAGCTCGACGGCGCGACCGATGTCGTGAAGGTTTCGGTGGTCGGTATCGGAATGCGCTCGCATGCCGGCGTTGCCGCCAAAGCCTTTGCCGCGCTTGCGGAAAAGGGCATCAATATCCGCGTCATAGCCACTTCCGAGATCAAGATCTCGGTTCTGATCGATGCGGCCTATACCGAACTTGCCGTTCGTACGCTGCACTCGATATACGGGCTGGATCAGGCCTAG